In the Carassius auratus strain Wakin unplaced genomic scaffold, ASM336829v1 scaf_tig00217212, whole genome shotgun sequence genome, AATCCTTGAAGGAGCAACGCAGCCAGCAGGAAATCATCAACAGAACTACAATGAGTAAGTTCTTTATCAGTCCACCGTCTTATGATAACTAACAGCTGGTTTTAATCCTAGTTAATATTAGTTCAAATGATCAAATATGTGTTAACAAATACTTCTTAAAATGTCAACAGGTCAGGACATTCGCATAGTTTTGGTCGGCAAAACAGGAGTTGGCAAGAGTGCTACAGGAAATACCATTCTTGGTGAGAGGATATTTTTGTCAGAGCCAAGAGGTACATCAATCACTAAAGAGTGTGCATTTGAATCTCGGATGATAAACAGAAAGCAGATCTGTGTCGTGGACACTCCTGGTCTACATGACACAAATCTGTCCAATGAAGAAGTCTTAGATGAGATTGTGAATTGCATCAGACTTGCAGCTCCAGGTCCTCATGTCTTTCTTCTTGTAATTGCCATTGGGCGCTTCACTAAAGAAGAGAGAAACACTGTTGGATTGATTCACACAGCCTTTGGCCAAGAAGTGCTCAGACACATGATGGTCTTGTTCACCAGGGCAGATGATCTTGAAGACAGGACAATTGAAGATTACATAGCGGAGGCACCAGAACTAAAAAAAGTGATAGATTCATGCAAAGGGAAATACCATATATTCAACAATAGAGAGAAGTCTAACCGTACCCAAGTTGATGAGCTCATTAGGAAGATTGTAGTCATGATAAAACAGAATCATAACAGCTACTACAGCCACCACATGTTTAAAATGGCAAATGAACTCAATAATGCTAGGAGAACCATGAAGGAAAAGGACCAAATTATTGCTGACCTTAAAAAGGAAATAATGGCTTTACAAAAAGAAACAGATAAGTCATCTTGCAGCATACTATAGCATGCTTGAGTATTTGATGCCAGCATTTCATACAAATTTATAAACGGGGCATTACAAAATTCACAAGaagataaacattaaaataatggtaaattctaacaattgtttaaatgtttttattaatctttttgtttttctttttgattttttaaaagcatatatGTATCCTTTATGTACTATTTTATTTGCCTGactaaaaatgtacatataatttGCTTAATCCCTGTAGGAATTAGGTTGGGCATAGAAGTTTACAGACTaaatttttgccttttttttagtttttaacacAGTAACCATTATCCTTTTATGTAAGTttctagaattattattattagcctactaCCGCCACCACAACATTCATGTGTTTTATTAGAGTggctagaaaaaaataaaaataaagtcaatgtGTTTTAGTTGACTCTTTTGTGAGTCTTTTTACAGCTTTTCATTACACTCCACCCTT is a window encoding:
- the LOC113100263 gene encoding GTPase IMAP family member 4, translated to MASANPLPSDLLKSLKEQRSQQEIINRTTMSQDIRIVLVGKTGVGKSATGNTILGERIFLSEPRGTSITKECAFESRMINRKQICVVDTPGLHDTNLSNEEVLDEIVNCIRLAAPGPHVFLLVIAIGRFTKEERNTVGLIHTAFGQEVLRHMMVLFTRADDLEDRTIEDYIAEAPELKKVIDSCKGKYHIFNNREKSNRTQVDELIRKIVVMIKQNHNSYYSHHMFKMANELNNARRTMKEKDQIIADLKKEIMALQKETDKSSCSIL